A DNA window from Marinitoga sp. 1197 contains the following coding sequences:
- a CDS encoding patatin-like phospholipase family protein: protein MIFFTIIFSKTLLVLGGGGAAGAYEIGILKYIIENNIKIDGIYGVSAGALNGAGFVMGKLDKVEELWKNINAEKVFDLDIKDHSKKLKPFIFDPSPLYTFLNTIISEELILNSRYDYGILAFNITDFKPVFVRKNEMKGRMVDYIFASASYPLFGAIEIEGKKYTDGGVFSNVYPALLAEKYGYDKIIGVFPVIDNPTDWLLITFLLTKKNVIIIRPSDSVPFPLNFSGEYSKKLIDLGYKDSENKLKRWK, encoded by the coding sequence ATGATATTTTTCACAATAATATTTTCAAAAACTTTACTTGTTCTGGGTGGTGGAGGTGCAGCTGGAGCCTATGAAATTGGAATTTTAAAATATATTATTGAAAATAACATTAAAATAGATGGAATATATGGAGTTTCAGCAGGTGCGTTGAATGGTGCAGGGTTTGTTATGGGAAAATTGGATAAAGTTGAAGAATTATGGAAAAATATAAACGCAGAAAAAGTTTTTGATCTTGATATAAAAGATCATAGTAAAAAGTTAAAGCCTTTTATTTTTGACCCTTCACCTCTTTATACTTTTTTAAATACGATAATATCTGAAGAATTAATATTGAATTCAAGATATGATTATGGGATACTAGCATTTAATATAACAGATTTTAAACCTGTTTTTGTCAGAAAGAATGAAATGAAAGGAAGAATGGTAGATTATATATTCGCTAGTGCAAGTTATCCGTTATTTGGAGCAATTGAAATAGAAGGAAAGAAATATACAGATGGTGGAGTATTTTCAAATGTATATCCGGCATTGTTGGCAGAGAAATATGGATATGATAAAATAATAGGCGTATTTCCAGTAATAGATAACCCAACAGATTGGTTATTAATTACATTTTTATTAACAAAGAAAAATGTAATCATAATAAGACCTTCAGATTCAGTTCCATTTCCTTTGAATTTTTCAGGTGAGTATTCCAAAAAATTAATAGATTTGGGTTATAAAGATTCCGAAAATAAATTAAAGAGATGGAAATGA
- the sdaAB gene encoding L-serine ammonia-lyase, iron-sulfur-dependent subunit beta, with amino-acid sequence MSMLDVVGPVMVGPSSSHTLGALKISRFAYKLFGEKPDNVEFFLHGSFSKTYLGHGTDRALIAGILGLREYDYEIKNAYDLAKRKNLKYKFIEADLGDVHPNTLLIRMKKGDKMNEVQGSSIGGGSIKITKINGVDCDLSGDYNTLIIVNKDVKGALENILKLIQVNVANLYLKRTNILEGRALTILELDEKPTNFNELENLECVIKYFYVGSDNSDI; translated from the coding sequence ATGTCTATGTTGGATGTTGTTGGCCCGGTAATGGTTGGTCCATCGAGTTCTCATACACTAGGAGCATTAAAAATATCCCGATTTGCTTATAAATTGTTTGGTGAAAAACCCGATAATGTTGAGTTTTTTTTACATGGATCCTTTTCAAAAACATATCTGGGTCATGGTACAGATAGAGCTTTAATTGCCGGCATTTTAGGATTAAGAGAGTATGACTATGAAATAAAAAACGCATATGACCTTGCCAAAAGAAAAAATTTAAAATATAAATTTATAGAAGCAGATTTAGGGGATGTTCATCCAAATACATTATTAATTAGAATGAAAAAAGGAGATAAAATGAATGAAGTTCAGGGAAGTTCAATTGGCGGAGGTTCTATTAAAATAACAAAAATAAACGGCGTTGATTGTGATTTATCAGGAGATTATAATACATTAATAATTGTTAATAAAGATGTGAAAGGTGCGTTAGAAAATATTTTAAAATTAATCCAGGTTAATGTTGCCAATCTTTATTTAAAAAGAACGAATATTCTGGAAGGACGTGCTTTAACCATATTAGAACTTGACGAGAAACCAACCAATTTTAATGAGCTGGAAAATTTAGAATGCGTCATTAAATATTTTTATGTTGGAAGTGATAATAGTGACATTTAA
- the sdaAA gene encoding L-serine ammonia-lyase, iron-sulfur-dependent, subunit alpha, which produces MTFKHILEMWKETNIPFDEIILTEEMVETGMDPVIIKNNLKRLVEVMITEAEKNYGKKHESLTGLTGNNASKLINHNPKILGEFNYVATITALSTAENNASMGRIVACPTAGSCGVVPAILFALKKVHNAKMEDIVSSFIISGAIGNIIAKKSTISGAAGGCQAEIGTAAAMASAALTYYFSKDAEKCGHAASLALKSLMGLVCDPVGGFVEIPCVKRNASAANVAITTAEMALAGIESVIPFDEVVDAMYRVGKMMHEDLRETGNGGIATTPTAQKLVEDIKKRWK; this is translated from the coding sequence GTGACATTTAAACATATTCTGGAAATGTGGAAAGAAACTAATATTCCATTTGATGAAATAATTTTAACTGAAGAAATGGTTGAAACAGGTATGGATCCTGTTATAATAAAAAATAACCTGAAAAGATTGGTTGAAGTTATGATAACAGAAGCAGAAAAAAATTATGGAAAAAAACATGAAAGTTTGACGGGATTAACAGGAAATAATGCATCTAAATTGATAAATCACAATCCAAAAATATTGGGGGAATTTAATTATGTAGCAACTATAACTGCATTATCAACAGCAGAAAACAATGCATCGATGGGAAGAATAGTAGCATGTCCAACAGCTGGTTCATGCGGAGTTGTTCCTGCAATATTATTTGCCTTAAAAAAAGTTCACAATGCCAAAATGGAAGACATAGTTTCATCATTTATAATTAGTGGTGCAATAGGTAATATTATTGCTAAAAAATCTACAATTTCCGGTGCTGCTGGCGGGTGTCAGGCTGAAATTGGAACAGCAGCGGCAATGGCATCTGCTGCTTTAACCTATTATTTTTCAAAAGATGCTGAAAAATGTGGCCACGCTGCATCATTAGCATTAAAATCATTAATGGGACTTGTTTGTGATCCTGTAGGTGGGTTTGTTGAAATTCCGTGTGTAAAAAGAAATGCATCAGCAGCTAACGTAGCAATTACTACAGCTGAAATGGCATTAGCTGGGATAGAAAGTGTCATACCATTTGATGAAGTTGTAGATGCAATGTATAGGGTTGGAAAAATGATGCATGAAGATTTAAGAGAAACGGGAAATGGTGGAATTGCGACTACACCTACAGCACAAAAATTAGTGGAAGATATTAAAAAGAGATGGAAATAA